The Pseudomonas parafulva genome includes a window with the following:
- a CDS encoding L-serine ammonia-lyase has protein sequence MAISVFDLFKIGIGPSSSHTVGPMRAAATFAQALREQGLLNSTQRVEVRLYGSLSATGVGHATDRACLLGLMGQWPDRIDPASIDARIGQVLQEHCLMLDGSHPVAFDYARDLLLLDENLPYHPNAMRLEAFDQHASLLHQTYYSVGGGFIVEEAELTAPVGLSPTVTLPYEFDSAAELLALCSQHGLSVAQLMMANECAWRPQAQVRDGLLRIWAAMRECVDNGLRNEGVLPGGLQVKRRAAKLHRSLQELGKPNVIGSTLSAMEWVNLFALAVNEENAAGGRMVTAPTNGAAGIIPAVLHYFMKFNPGACDDDVVDFLLAAAAVGILCKKNASISGAEVGCQGEVGSACSMAAAGLAQLLGATPPQLENAAEIALEHNLGLTCDPVGGLVQVPCIERNAIAAVKAINAVQMALRGDGEHFISLDRVIRTMRDTGADMHANYKETSRGGLAVAFVEC, from the coding sequence ATGGCTATCAGTGTTTTCGACCTTTTCAAAATCGGTATCGGCCCATCCAGTTCGCATACGGTCGGCCCCATGCGCGCCGCCGCCACGTTTGCCCAAGCGCTGCGCGAGCAAGGCTTGCTCAACAGCACCCAGCGTGTCGAAGTACGCCTGTATGGTTCGCTGTCGGCCACTGGCGTGGGCCATGCCACTGATCGAGCCTGCCTGCTGGGCCTGATGGGACAATGGCCAGACCGCATCGACCCTGCCAGCATCGATGCGCGCATCGGCCAAGTGTTGCAAGAGCATTGCCTGATGCTCGACGGCAGCCATCCTGTGGCGTTCGACTACGCCCGCGACCTGCTGCTGCTCGATGAAAACCTGCCCTATCACCCCAACGCCATGCGCCTGGAGGCGTTCGACCAGCATGCCAGCCTGCTGCACCAGACCTACTATTCGGTAGGCGGCGGGTTCATTGTCGAGGAGGCCGAGCTGACCGCGCCGGTGGGTCTGTCGCCAACCGTCACGCTGCCTTACGAGTTCGACAGCGCAGCCGAGCTGCTGGCGCTGTGTAGCCAGCATGGCCTGAGCGTTGCGCAGTTGATGATGGCTAACGAATGCGCGTGGCGGCCCCAGGCGCAGGTGCGCGACGGGCTGTTGCGCATCTGGGCGGCCATGCGCGAGTGCGTCGACAATGGGCTGCGCAACGAGGGCGTATTGCCGGGCGGCTTGCAGGTCAAGCGCCGGGCGGCCAAGCTGCACCGCAGCTTGCAGGAGCTGGGCAAGCCCAACGTCATCGGCTCTACCTTGAGCGCCATGGAGTGGGTCAACCTGTTCGCCTTGGCCGTCAATGAAGAGAATGCCGCCGGTGGGCGCATGGTCACCGCACCCACCAATGGCGCGGCCGGCATCATCCCGGCCGTGTTGCACTACTTCATGAAATTCAACCCCGGCGCCTGCGATGACGACGTGGTGGATTTCCTCCTGGCGGCTGCGGCCGTGGGCATCTTGTGCAAGAAGAATGCGTCAATTTCCGGTGCCGAGGTGGGCTGCCAGGGCGAGGTGGGCTCAGCGTGCTCGATGGCAGCCGCAGGCCTGGCGCAGCTGCTGGGCGCTACGCCCCCGCAGCTGGAAAATGCCGCTGAAATTGCGTTGGAGCACAACCTGGGCCTGACCTGTGACCCGGTCGGCGGCCTCGTTCAGGTGCCCTGCATCGAGCGCAATGCCATCGCCGCGGTCAAGGCGATCAACGCTGTGCAGATGGCGCTGCGCGGTGACGGGGAACACTTCATTTCCCTGGACCGCGTCATCCGCACCATGCGCGACACCGGTGCGGACATGCACGCCAACTACAAGGAAACTTCTCGCGGCGGCCTGGCCGTTGCGTTCGTGGAGTGTTGA